The DNA sequence TTTGAGAGAATTACTGAATTTAGAAGACTGCAAACAATTAGTTGTAtattcataaggaaaaaatgctaGAGTGCAGGATTTCTGAAGCATTTACTGTCACAAGGtacatcttttaaatgaaatctgtgCACAGTTCGAACAGCCTAAATACGAAATTTTGAGTGAAATTTCTTACTTTCATTACATGAAGCCAACtatttctgtagtattttattAATCCAACCTGATGGGTTTTATGTTCCTTACCTGTAGAACTACTTACCTCATCATGCATCAAAATAATAACAAGAGTCATCTTAAATAGATCAACTTCCAGTAAGAAAGTTAAGACAGTGCACAgtaaataaactgtattttaatgtgttACAAAAGTAGTTAATAGCCAGACGACCTCCCCAAATAGATGCCCACTACTGCTAGGTTTGACAGAGATTTCTTGCAAATAGCTTGAgataaaacagcttttcaccttatttgtttttctgtctctattGTTTTGTAGCACAAATACCATATACATCCATGGTTAAATTTTTCACATACAGGCAGTCTGCATAAAGCCCAATATCCTCAAAAAAGCCTTTATGGCCGGTGAACCATACCTGTAAGAGATTACGTGCATTGCAACGTGTATCATGTCACTAAAATGATATACAAAAACCAGTTCAAGACAGTTACTTTAGGAACAACCAAAAGATGTGAAGACAAGAAGCTGAGCAGGAGTATCAATGTGTCAAACTTtgagctaaagcaaaaagcaaagttttttttttttaatttgccaggTATTCTTTTAATGACAAAtataaaaagactgaaaacatgTCATTctgactgccttttttttttttttttaaaaacaaatggtCTGTTTTTATAGTTACAAATACTGTGTAAGACAATACCTTCTTTGTACTGCAAAACCAACAAATACAAGGGTGCAATCAAGTTTCTAAGCATCTCTAAATTTGAAGCGTGAATTTTTTAATTCGGAAAGTCTTAAtaattgttcatttttgttAGAAGGTAACTCAAAGTACAACAACATCTAGacctgtttttaaaggagcttTCTTTCCTGATACATCTTTGATCATAATTACTCCTTTCGAGTTCAGTACATTCACAAAATAGCTCAATTAAGAACAGTATTACCAATGAATTGACTACTGGAAAGAGACAAAATTTACCAAACATACAGAAAGATAAGTTTTACCATAGCAATTATGCATATCAGAAGATGACacctgtaattaatttttaaaagatacaaaaaagagaaaaacctgaattacagaaaagaaagtcatatttatttaatgaaaaactagaagttaataaaaattagcaaatacacaaaaaatatacacaaacagcagcaatactATGTAGTGACTTACAaaggggaggtgggaggaggaggggaagcagcGGCCAGAGACCAGACCACTCAACATGGCTTGTCAGTCaaaggggggaggaaaaaaacacaaacaaaaacacgAAACAGTATCCTTTTCAACAGTACAATCAATCTACAAACAAgtttttagaattattttacaACATTTCCTGTAGAATCAATTCTTAATACAAAAGATGCCCATTTTGggtgtatatatattttcagtgGTTTACTGTTGACTTAAATATATTAGTGTTACTACATGCAACTGCTTCCTGTAATTTAACagcctttccttttatttaccTTCATATATGTCTACCCTCCATCTACCAAATAATTTGTCTGACAGTCAAAGACGGTTACCCTAGTTTCTGCTAAATTAAATGCAATGGTTTTAAACACTGGCCTGAAGAGGTTTGATTGCCATTTCAACACATGGATATAGTTACATTGATGCCTAAATTGCCATTTTCTGCAAAGAGCTGTGCAATGCTGGTGTCAAAGACTAGACAGTCACTATTCATAATGGCTGTTGCAATTCCCTCATGAATAGATCGAGGAGTTGCTTCCCAAGTCAATCGCCGCCTATGCCCGTTTAACTCGAGTCGATAAGCAAAGTTTTCCGCTTGCTTGCGTGTTCCTATCAGCTGTACAATTGCAAAGAATTGCTGGTGACCatcatatttttcctgtttctccaaGACTAACATGAAATGAAAGCCAAAACAAGACTGCATCATAACCCAGTCAACAGCACCAGGAAGATTAATGTCTGTAGCAAGGAACACTATGTCTTCTCCCTGAAGTGTTGTAATTGACTTATGTTGATGCATCAGATGTGGCATTACAGCATCCAGAGAACCTTGCCATTTACATGAAGCACCGGGACATGGACAGGAGTAAGGCCTAAACTCACACAGCTCCTCgtgctctgctttttctgtgtgtggCAAAGTTATCTCGCATCCGGAAGAGGCATATTTACACGGGAATAGTACAGAATTGGCAACCTTCTCCATCGCCAGGTTACGAATGGAGCCCAGTGGGCCTCGGCAAGTTGGACAGCATGTAAGTTTAGGGCGACAGTTGCTACAAACAAGATGGCCACTCTGACACTGAAGAATTGGTGGCAGCACATAGTCAAAACACACAGGACACTCAAAGAGACTAGCCAAGTCATTATTGGAAGCTGTAGTGCCAGTCAGTGCAGGCACCCTCTGCGATGGCGTACACTTTGAAGTACCTGTAGGTAGTGCTGTAGCAGTCTGACGGctcatttctgtaacagaagagagaaaaaagaatgaggaTCTAAACacatcttcttttcctctgcatacAGTATTTTTGATTTACAAAGAAGCTTCAAGAGAGATACAAATGAAACCAAACATGCAACGCAAACTGTGGATACATTAACACGTAAGTATCAATTGTGCTGCATACCATACAGACACTTGTATGACACACAAATTTAACAAGTGAAGAAGTTCTGCTAATTATTCTGAAATGGAATTTACCTATTGGAAGCTGCAAAGGGGAGGAGTAAAGATATGctaaaaatgtaactgaaatCCTCAAAAgaagtttgttgggttttttaacattgCATTTACAAAATACTCCACCCAGCTCACTTGTGTGTAACAACTAGAAGCACTATGGAACGATTCTAAGGCTGAATTTTATATTGCTGTGTATTTAGTGAAATAAGAAACTagtcatttttaatgaaaaaatgaactTCCAGATATGACCTTCTCAGTAATCATGTTTACtacataatttttctaaaaaaatgaaaaacagcagcaagggaaaacaaagctaAGACCATCACcacactgtttttttcctcgGATAGGATAGTGactcttcattttcattactCTGTTATACCAGGTCCTATAGCTTGTAAAGCGCATCCATTGCTTCAGCTTCCTGAACTAAACCATTTGTGAAaataccagaaaagaaaaacaaagcaattattttactgaatttcCCAAAT is a window from the Balearica regulorum gibbericeps isolate bBalReg1 chromosome 13, bBalReg1.pri, whole genome shotgun sequence genome containing:
- the SIAH1 gene encoding E3 ubiquitin-protein ligase SIAH1 isoform X1, whose protein sequence is MTGRSASSFLYSCKGVLCACLPGSKTSEGKEMSRQTATALPTGTSKCTPSQRVPALTGTTASNNDLASLFECPVCFDYVLPPILQCQSGHLVCSNCRPKLTCCPTCRGPLGSIRNLAMEKVANSVLFPCKYASSGCEITLPHTEKAEHEELCEFRPYSCPCPGASCKWQGSLDAVMPHLMHQHKSITTLQGEDIVFLATDINLPGAVDWVMMQSCFGFHFMLVLEKQEKYDGHQQFFAIVQLIGTRKQAENFAYRLELNGHRRRLTWEATPRSIHEGIATAIMNSDCLVFDTSIAQLFAENGNLGINVTISMC
- the SIAH1 gene encoding E3 ubiquitin-protein ligase SIAH1 isoform X3, producing the protein MTGRSASSFLYSCKGVLCACLPGSKTSEGKVHRFLLIFIPCSFRWSLVVEHVCVKAEMSRQTATALPTGTSKCTPSQRVPALTGTTASNNDLASLFECPVCFDYVLPPILQCQSGHLVCSNCRPKLTCCPTCRGPLGSIRNLAMEKVANSVLFPCKYASSGCEITLPHTEKAEHEELCEFRPYSCPCPGASCKWQGSLDAVMPHLMHQHKSITTLQGEDIVFLATDINLPGAVDWVMMQSCFGFHFMLVLEKQEKYDGHQQFFAIVQLIGTRKQAENFAYRLELNGHRRRLTWEATPRSIHEGIATAIMNSDCLVFDTSIAQLFAENGNLGINVTISMC
- the SIAH1 gene encoding E3 ubiquitin-protein ligase SIAH1 isoform X2, whose amino-acid sequence is MSRQTATALPTGTSKCTPSQRVPALTGTTASNNDLASLFECPVCFDYVLPPILQCQSGHLVCSNCRPKLTCCPTCRGPLGSIRNLAMEKVANSVLFPCKYASSGCEITLPHTEKAEHEELCEFRPYSCPCPGASCKWQGSLDAVMPHLMHQHKSITTLQGEDIVFLATDINLPGAVDWVMMQSCFGFHFMLVLEKQEKYDGHQQFFAIVQLIGTRKQAENFAYRLELNGHRRRLTWEATPRSIHEGIATAIMNSDCLVFDTSIAQLFAENGNLGINVTISMC